In Granulicella mallensis MP5ACTX8, the sequence CATCGCATTAGCAAGTGAGCACATGCCCAATCGCCCCCCACTCCCTCTACCGTTTGCGCGGCATGGAGAGATCGAGGTCATCGGCCACAAGCTGCTTAGTCAGCAGGATGATCTGGCCGGTATGCAGCTGAATATGCCCGGCGACCAGAGAGATCGCCTCCAGGATGGTCGGATTACGCCACATGCTGTTGGGTTGCGGATCGATGACCGTAAGCAGCCGCTCTGGAGAGCCACCGGAGAGCGCAGCGATGACCGTGCAGGCCTCTTCGAGCGTCGCCGAGAATCGGGCACGGACCTCTCGGACCGCAGCGGTGGGCTGCAGGGCGAACTCGTCGTCCCGCTGCCGCACATCGGGCTGGCCGTCGATTCCGTGCAGGATCCACTGACGCGTATTGCCTTCGAGATGCAGCAACAGGTTGGCGATGGAGTTTTCGTAGTCCCCGCCACGCTGCCAAATCTGCGCTGGAGTCAGCCTGTCGAGACAGCGATCGATATCCTGTACCGAAAGGCGCAGACGCTTGACCGCAAAGGCGAGAAAGTTTTCGGCTACAGCGTTGTTTGGCATGTTCTCCATCCTATTCCTGGCTCCCTCCAGCAAAGCTAAAGAGTCTCCGAGGAGAGACCTCAGGCAAAACGCTTCGTCAGGCGTCCCATCATGCTGGAGAAGACCTCCCGGACATGGAAGACCTGCCAACCGAGCCCCCCGATCAACACAGCCGATAGGACCGCGATCAGGGTTTGAGTCACCAGCGGAAGGGTCGAAGTCCGGGTCAAAGCGGCAAACGCCGCGAAGAGGCAGGCGATGCAAATCATTAGCAGCCGGGTGATGTAGACGGTGTCGATCTTCTCGATGTGGGCAAAGAGCTTTTCGTTCAGCCGGATGAGGCGCACCGTCTGCAGGGTCTCGACCGCGAGCCACGTCCAGAGGAAGCCGGTGACTCCGCCATAGTAGATGGTCCCGACGGAGACGACCACCATCCCGAGATAGCTGAAGAACATCACCTTGGCCAGTTCAACGTGGGTGTTCGTGGAGAACTGGAACTGGAACTTGTGCTCCTTGAGGCTGATCACGATGGAAAGCGCCGAAGACAGCACATAAGGGTAGACCGCGAAGAGTTCGCTGACGTTATGGTGCGGCGCTCCCGCAATGGCCTTCTTATGCACCCAGAGCGTAATAATGACCGGCGAAAGCATCAGGACGCTGAGATTCACCAGCGAGATGAGGAAGAAGATCAGCCGCTCGGAGTAGTCATAGAGACGCGTGAGAGCGGGCCAGTCGCGGCGGCCGAAGAGGTTGGTAATCTCTGGCCCCATGGACTGCGTAAACATCGCCAGCACCTGCCGGCACATGGAGAAGATGATTCGCATCAGGCCGAAGCCCGCCACGGCCACCGGGCCGGCCATGCGCTGCAGCAGGAGCAGCGGAGCCGAGTAGGTGAGGAACGTGCTCATCTCGATGAGGCCGAAGTAGCCGCTGCCCTTGAGGATGTCCTTGACCGCGGGGCCGTCCCAGAAGCGGAGGCTGGGAAAGAGCTCAGGCGCGGTGCGGCGAAGGTCGATGAGGACGCCCACGGAACAGATGAGGAGGCAGGAGAGCTGGATCCCTGCCAACACCGGAAACGGCGCGTGGAGCACAACGCCGACCAGCAATCCCAACGAACTGGCCAGGGCCTGCGCGTTGTTCCAGTGGGCTCCCCGGTGGGCCATGGCCACTCCCATGAAGATGCCGCTCAGGTATCCGAAGAGGATCATGAACAGCACCTGCAGGGCGAGGAGGTAGAGCGCCCACTGTGCGGCGGAGCGTGAGATGTGGAGCTTGAGGAGCGTGTCGAACGGAATCGCGAAGAAAGCGAGCAGCAGGACGGCAGCCGTGAAGACGACGCCGATGAGCAGCCGCAGCGCGGTCGACTGGCGAATATGGTAGCCCTGGGTCTCGCCGCGCTGGAAGCGGACGGCAAGGTCCTGGTTCATGTAGGTCTGGACGCCGAAGTTGAGCATCCCGAGCGCGGAGACCGCTCCGGAGAGAGCGAGCCATTCGCCGAATCCGGCAGTGCTGTAGCGGTAGATGAAGATCGGCGGGATCACCACCTGTTGAATGATGGAGATGATCTTGCCCGCGAACATGGCACCCAGGTTTTTGAGGATTCGCTGAAATGGGCCCATCGAGGCTGAGGTCTCCGTCACTTCCGGCAGGGGTCTATCTATCCGGCTTTGGGGTTAGTCTATCGCGGACGGGCCCAGCCCCTTTACTCTGATAGCTATGCCGGAGTTACCTGAGGTCGAAACCGTTGCCAATGGGGTCGATGCCCGCGTCCGTGGACAGCGAATCGTAAGTGTGTGGACGAGTGGGAAGCCCCAGACGTTCAAGTCGCCAGAGACGGAGATCGTCGAGACGCTGACTGGAACAAAGATTGAGAAAGTACGGCGGGTCGGCAAGACGATTGTGATGGACCTGGTGCGTGGTGGCGCTGCCGGAAAGCAGATTCCCTCCGGGAATGACAACAAGAAAAGCAAGGACAAAGACAAAGACGCGGGCACGAAGGATACGGCGCAGTTTCTAGTTCATCTTGGGATGACCGGACGGCTGCTGGTGTCGCAGGCGGAGGTTCCGCTGCCGCCGCATACCCATGCAGTGCTTGCGCTCGCCGATGGCCGCGAGGTGCGGTTTGTCGATCCGCGGCGGTTCGGGCGGCTCTCGGTGGTGACTACAGAAGAGGGTTACACCGGGCCGGGTGTCGAACCTACGACCGTTAGCGAAGAGGAGTTTGCCGGGCTGTTCAAGGGGCGCAAGCTGGCGATCAAAGCCGCGCTCCTGAACCAGTCGATCCTGCATGGGGTGGGGAATATCTATGCGGATGAGAGCCTGTTTCGCGCAGGCATCCGGCCACGGAAACAGGCCGGCAAGCTGACGCGGGCAGAGCTCGGACGTCTGCATGAGGCTTTGCAGCAGGTACTGGCGCATGCCATCAAGCTGGGCGGATCGTCGGTGTCGGATTACGTAGACGCGGATGGGGTGCGCGGGTTCTTTCAGCTCGAGCACAAGGTCTACAGCCGTGCGGGCGAGGATTGCAAAGATTGCGGGGCGGGGCTTAAGAAGATTGTCGTCGGTGGGCGAACAACGGTGTATTGCCCGACGTGCCAGCGGTAAGTGAGAACCAGTTTAAAGATGATGATCTTATCTTTAGGATGTCTCACCCAATAGTGCGGAGCACGTTCCCCGATGCTTCAGCATCACGGAACGCGCTTCGCGCAATGGCACGCTATAGAGCTAAGGGCAAGCTCGTGGATATATTCAACCTTGTTGAGGTGTGTTCATGACCGCCCACAGGTCTGCACGCAGCTGTGTATTCAACCAGAAATCCGGAGCATTGCCAAAAACCTTCGCCAGAATGAGTGCTGTATCGGCGGTAATGGCTCGGCAATCGCGGCAGAGTTCATTCACCTGCCTGCGCGGCAGACCAGAGAGCTCAACCAGTTCGGTCTGGGTGAGGCCCAGAGGCTCAAGAAACTCCTCGACAAGCAAGGTCCCTGCAGATACCGGCTTTTTCTTTGTCAGTAGCATTACAAGTTATAGGGCCTACCGCCCGTGAGCCTGCTCCGCCGCCACCGCCGCACCAATCACCCGGCTAAGCTGCTCGTCATCGACAACCTCGATGGAATACCCCTGGATCGGGCTCATCTTCACCATCTGGTGCAAATAGTCTTTCAACATCTTCAGGTCCAGGAACCGCACGTTATAGCCCGTGATGAAGAACTTGCCCGAGCCAGCCATATGGATCGAACTGGCGGTCGCCGCGGCCAGGGCCTTGTGCCACAGGTGCTTGAACTCAACGCAGCGTGGGTCGGGATTTACGCGGCGATTGGCGGCCTCGAAGACCTCTTCAGGTTCCATGTCCAGGAACCTGAGCCGCATCGACCGGTGGCCCATGATGCCTTCCATGTGCCCACGGCCCCCGCAGCCGCAGTAATTTTCCTTCTCGTCGAGCGTCACCACCGAGTGCCCGCCCTCCCAGACGCCCTCGGCAAACGGGTAGCGGCCGTAGCCGATGCCTGTGCCCAGCGTCCAGACGCGGATAAAGTGGTCGAGCTTGTCATGCTGCGAGGCCAGGCCCGCAGCCATGGCGTCCGCGTCGTTCAGAACAGAGACCGATGCCGAGATACCGTACGCAGCCAGCCCGGTCGAAACCAGCTCCTGAATACGCGCGCCCTTGAGCTGCGGAAGATTGGGAGCCTCTTCGACGACGCCGTTGCGAATCAGTCCGGGCAGGGCGATTCCGACCGCCGAGATCGACTTCTCGTTCCCCTTCGCCACCTCGGAGACCACACGGCAGATCGCCTTGACGATGGACTCCGTGGGCAACTCTATCAGGGTGCCCTCATCCTCAGAATCGGCGGAGACAGCTGAAGCATCGCCCGCCGGATAGCTCATCAGCTCACCGGTAAGCTTGTGGCCCACGATCAGACCTGCATAAACGCGTTCGGAAAGGATGACGCCTACGGTCTGCAATGAATCATCCTGGGATTTCGCCATCGTTTGCTGCCTTTCGCTGAGGGGAGTTCACGTCCCACCATCAAACCCTTAAGTTCTGAGACATTAGCTGGACGAAGGCTCGTCCGTCAAACGCGTCAGACGTTGGCGACACGATTGAGACCGTTAAAGGCCGCTACCTTGTAGCACTCGGCCAGCGTCGGGTAGTTGAAGACAGTCTCGACAAAGTAGTCGAGTTTGCCTCCAAGAGCCATCACGGCCTGCCCGATGTGCAGCAGTTCGCTGGCTCCCTCCCCTATGATGTGAACGCCAAGCAGTGCGTGGCTTTCGCGATGGAAGATGATCTTCAGGCGTCCGGTCGTATCTCCCCGGATCTGGCCGCGGGCGATCTCACGGTAGTACGCGACGCCCACCTCGTACGGCACGTCTTCCTCGGTGAGTTGCTCCTCGGTCTTGCCGATGAAGCTGATCTCGGGGATGGTGTAGATGCCGTAGGGGTAAAAGCTTGGGTTGGAGACGATGCTCTCGTCGCCGAAGGCGCGGGCAGCGGCGATACGGCCCTGCTCCATGCTTACAGACGCCAGCGAGGGGAAACCGATCACGTCGCCCACCGCGAAGACCGTCGGCTGCTTGGTGCGGAAGTCCTTGTCGACCGGGATGCGGCCGCGAGAGTCGGAGTCCACGCCCACCATCGCCAGGTTCAGTTCGTCGACGTTGCCCTGTCGACCGACAGCGTACAGCAGCGCATCGGCCTGGACCTTCTTCTTCGACTCGAGGTTGGCGACCACGGTGCCGTCGGCCATCTCTTCTACCGACTCCACCTCTTCGTTGAGCCGCATGGTCACGCGGGCATCGCGAAGGTGGTAGCTGAGGGCTTCGATGATCTCCTGGTCGGCAAACTCCAGTAGCCGGGGGCGGCGCTCAATCAGCGTGACCCGAACGCCGAGTGCGGCAAACATGCAACAGTACTCGACGCCGATCACGCCGCCGCCAACGATAATCATCGTCTTGGGTAGGGTCGTAAGGTTGAGCACCAGGTCGGAGTTGATGATGGTCGTCCCGTTGATGGGGACCTTCGCGGAGGTGGCGGGCTTGGTCCCGGTGGCGATCAGGATGTTCTTCGCCTCGTAGATCGTCGAGCCCTTGGTATTGGTGACCTTGACGTGCGTGGCGTCTTCAAAGCTGGCGACGCCGACCAGCATCTCGATGTTGTTGCGCGAGAGCTGCGCTTCGGTCACATCGATCTCGGTCTTGATGACGTGCTGCACCCGGAAGGCCAGATCGGCCATCGTGATGCGCTCCTTCACCCGGTAGTTCATGCCGTAGATCGACTTGTAGTTGTACCCGGAGAGATGAAGAACCGCCTCGCGCATCGTCTTCGAGGGAATGGTGCCGGTGTTGATGCAAGCGCCGCCGACCACCTCGCGCATCTCGACGAGGGCGATCCTTTTGCCCAATTTGGCGCCGTAAATGGCGGCACGCTGCCCTGCAGGGCCGGAGCCGATGACGATGAGGTCGTAAACAGTGCCCATAGGCGTCTTGAATATCTCCAAAAATTATTGTTAAGCGCTGAACTGCGGGCAAACCTTTGCCACCGGTGTCTATCATATGCCTTCGTGCGAGGAGACTTTGTGAATACACTGTGCGAAGTGCTCCGCTACGCCATTACCGACGGTTCGCGTTTCGAAGATGCCGTGACCCGGCATGACGAGTTGATCGCCGATGCACGGCGATGGGCCAGCCAAGAGATTGATTTCGTGCAACTTCGCGAGAAGACGATCGAAGCCGGAGAACTTCTGGCGTTGGCGGAGGCGATGGTGGCGATCTTCCGCGAAGAGGGCGGTCACACAAAACTGCTGATCAACAGCCGCGTGGATGTGGCCATCGCCGCAAGGGCTGACGGCGTTCATCTGACGGGACAGCACGAGGGCCTGACACCCTCACAGGTGCGACAGATTTATGCGCGCGCGGCGATCGTCAGTATGTCGTGCCACAGCCTTGTTGAGGTCGAGCAGGCTTGTGCCCTGGGTGCCAGCCTGATCCTGTTCGGACCGGTGTTCGAGAAGCGTGTCGGTAAGGTTGTCGTGACGGAAGGCCGTGGAATCGATAGTTTGCGGCAGGCGTGTGCAGTGGCCAGGAACATCCCAGTGCTTGCGCTGGGGGGAGTGACCCCTGAGAATGCCGGGGCTTGTGTTGAGGCTGGAGCGGCG encodes:
- a CDS encoding DUF1572 family protein, with the translated sequence MPNNAVAENFLAFAVKRLRLSVQDIDRCLDRLTPAQIWQRGGDYENSIANLLLHLEGNTRQWILHGIDGQPDVRQRDDEFALQPTAAVREVRARFSATLEEACTVIAALSGGSPERLLTVIDPQPNSMWRNPTILEAISLVAGHIQLHTGQIILLTKQLVADDLDLSMPRKR
- a CDS encoding MATE family efflux transporter; the protein is MGPFQRILKNLGAMFAGKIISIIQQVVIPPIFIYRYSTAGFGEWLALSGAVSALGMLNFGVQTYMNQDLAVRFQRGETQGYHIRQSTALRLLIGVVFTAAVLLLAFFAIPFDTLLKLHISRSAAQWALYLLALQVLFMILFGYLSGIFMGVAMAHRGAHWNNAQALASSLGLLVGVVLHAPFPVLAGIQLSCLLICSVGVLIDLRRTAPELFPSLRFWDGPAVKDILKGSGYFGLIEMSTFLTYSAPLLLLQRMAGPVAVAGFGLMRIIFSMCRQVLAMFTQSMGPEITNLFGRRDWPALTRLYDYSERLIFFLISLVNLSVLMLSPVIITLWVHKKAIAGAPHHNVSELFAVYPYVLSSALSIVISLKEHKFQFQFSTNTHVELAKVMFFSYLGMVVVSVGTIYYGGVTGFLWTWLAVETLQTVRLIRLNEKLFAHIEKIDTVYITRLLMICIACLFAAFAALTRTSTLPLVTQTLIAVLSAVLIGGLGWQVFHVREVFSSMMGRLTKRFA
- the mutM gene encoding bifunctional DNA-formamidopyrimidine glycosylase/DNA-(apurinic or apyrimidinic site) lyase, encoding MPELPEVETVANGVDARVRGQRIVSVWTSGKPQTFKSPETEIVETLTGTKIEKVRRVGKTIVMDLVRGGAAGKQIPSGNDNKKSKDKDKDAGTKDTAQFLVHLGMTGRLLVSQAEVPLPPHTHAVLALADGREVRFVDPRRFGRLSVVTTEEGYTGPGVEPTTVSEEEFAGLFKGRKLAIKAALLNQSILHGVGNIYADESLFRAGIRPRKQAGKLTRAELGRLHEALQQVLAHAIKLGGSSVSDYVDADGVRGFFQLEHKVYSRAGEDCKDCGAGLKKIVVGGRTTVYCPTCQR
- a CDS encoding HigA family addiction module antitoxin, encoding MLLTKKKPVSAGTLLVEEFLEPLGLTQTELVELSGLPRRQVNELCRDCRAITADTALILAKVFGNAPDFWLNTQLRADLWAVMNTPQQG
- a CDS encoding ROK family protein, giving the protein MAKSQDDSLQTVGVILSERVYAGLIVGHKLTGELMSYPAGDASAVSADSEDEGTLIELPTESIVKAICRVVSEVAKGNEKSISAVGIALPGLIRNGVVEEAPNLPQLKGARIQELVSTGLAAYGISASVSVLNDADAMAAGLASQHDKLDHFIRVWTLGTGIGYGRYPFAEGVWEGGHSVVTLDEKENYCGCGGRGHMEGIMGHRSMRLRFLDMEPEEVFEAANRRVNPDPRCVEFKHLWHKALAAATASSIHMAGSGKFFITGYNVRFLDLKMLKDYLHQMVKMSPIQGYSIEVVDDEQLSRVIGAAVAAEQAHGR
- the sthA gene encoding Si-specific NAD(P)(+) transhydrogenase; its protein translation is MGTVYDLIVIGSGPAGQRAAIYGAKLGKRIALVEMREVVGGACINTGTIPSKTMREAVLHLSGYNYKSIYGMNYRVKERITMADLAFRVQHVIKTEIDVTEAQLSRNNIEMLVGVASFEDATHVKVTNTKGSTIYEAKNILIATGTKPATSAKVPINGTTIINSDLVLNLTTLPKTMIIVGGGVIGVEYCCMFAALGVRVTLIERRPRLLEFADQEIIEALSYHLRDARVTMRLNEEVESVEEMADGTVVANLESKKKVQADALLYAVGRQGNVDELNLAMVGVDSDSRGRIPVDKDFRTKQPTVFAVGDVIGFPSLASVSMEQGRIAAARAFGDESIVSNPSFYPYGIYTIPEISFIGKTEEQLTEEDVPYEVGVAYYREIARGQIRGDTTGRLKIIFHRESHALLGVHIIGEGASELLHIGQAVMALGGKLDYFVETVFNYPTLAECYKVAAFNGLNRVANV
- a CDS encoding thiamine phosphate synthase, with product MNTLCEVLRYAITDGSRFEDAVTRHDELIADARRWASQEIDFVQLREKTIEAGELLALAEAMVAIFREEGGHTKLLINSRVDVAIAARADGVHLTGQHEGLTPSQVRQIYARAAIVSMSCHSLVEVEQACALGASLILFGPVFEKRVGKVVVTEGRGIDSLRQACAVARNIPVLALGGVTPENAGACVEAGAAGIAGIRLFG